From one Bos indicus x Bos taurus breed Angus x Brahman F1 hybrid chromosome 7, Bos_hybrid_MaternalHap_v2.0, whole genome shotgun sequence genomic stretch:
- the TXNDC15 gene encoding thioredoxin domain-containing protein 15 isoform X2 → MNEEVPSPDPVGQDPSAEETEAVLGLDADGNHMVMLSVIPGGVEDKLSPESSSGTCGAGGEEGSRCNLRESLFSLDRAGARFSEREEEYYTEPDVAESDPTPTEDANTTESLKSPKVNCEERNVTGLENFTLKILNMSQDLMDFLNPNGSDCTLVLFYTPWCRFSASLAPHFNSLPRAFPALHFLALDASQHSSLSTRFGTVAVPNILLFQGAKPMARFNHTDRTLETLKIFIFNQTGIEAKKNVVVTQADQIGPLPSTLIKSVDWLLVFSLFFLISFIMYATIRTESIRWLIPGQEQEHAE, encoded by the exons ATGAATGAGGAGGTGCCTTCCCCTGACCCAGTGGGCCAGGACCCGTCTGCAGAAGAGACGGAGGCGGTGCTGGGGCTGGATGCTGACGGCAACCACATGGTGATGTTGTCGGTCATTCCTGGGGGAGTCGAGGACAAGCTGAGCCCAGAGTCCAGCAGCGGCACCTGTGGGGCCGGAGGGGAGGAGGGCTCGAGGTGCAACCTCCGGGAGAGCCTCTTCTCCCTGGACAGAGCTGGAGCAAGATTCTCGGAGAGAGAAGAGGAGTACTACACTGAGCCTGACGTGGCAGAATCCGACCCCACCCCAACTGAGGACGCCAACACCACCGAAAGTCTGAAATCCCCGAAGGTCAACTGTGAGGAGAGAAATGTGACAGGATTAGAAAATTTCactctgaaaattttaaatatgtcacag GACCTTATGGATTTTCTCAACCCAAACGGTAGTGACTGCACTCTAGTCCTGTTTTACACCCCTTGGTGCCGATTTTCTGCCAGTTTGGCTCCTCATTTTAATTCTCTGCCCCGGGCGTTTCCAGCTCTTCATTTTTTGGCACTGGATGCCTCTCAGCACAGCAG CCTTTCTACAAGGTTTGGCACCGTGGCTGTTCCTAACATCTTATTGTTTCAAGGGGCTAAACCAATGGCTAGATTTAATCATACAGACCGAACATTGGAAACGCtgaaaatcttcatttttaaccAGACAG GTATAGAAGCCAAGAAAAATGTGGTGGTAACTCAAGCTGACCAAATAGGCCCTCTTCCCAGCACTCTGATAAAAAGTGTGGACTGGTTGCTtgtattttccttattctttttaatcagttttattaTGTACGCTACCATTCGAACTGAGAGTATTCGGTGGCTGATTCCGGGACAAGAGCAGGAACATGCGGAGTAG
- the TXNDC15 gene encoding thioredoxin domain-containing protein 15 isoform X1: MAMRDRARAPGLSSPSLPPPGSASRVAVRLLPFGLGVRAGARPAMRLLGWWQVLLWVLGSPARAEEIAEKRSHLWSEEQPAYPFQVGAVYMNEEVPSPDPVGQDPSAEETEAVLGLDADGNHMVMLSVIPGGVEDKLSPESSSGTCGAGGEEGSRCNLRESLFSLDRAGARFSEREEEYYTEPDVAESDPTPTEDANTTESLKSPKVNCEERNVTGLENFTLKILNMSQDLMDFLNPNGSDCTLVLFYTPWCRFSASLAPHFNSLPRAFPALHFLALDASQHSSLSTRFGTVAVPNILLFQGAKPMARFNHTDRTLETLKIFIFNQTGIEAKKNVVVTQADQIGPLPSTLIKSVDWLLVFSLFFLISFIMYATIRTESIRWLIPGQEQEHAE, translated from the exons ATGGCGATGCGGGACCGCGCCCGCGCTCCCGgcctctcctcccccagccttCCTCCGCCGGGGAGCGCGAGTCGCGTCGCTGTGCGCCTGTTGCCCTTCGGCCTGGGTGTACGGGCCGGTGCCCGCCCCGCCATGCGGCTCCTAGGCTGGTGGCAGGTTCTGCTGTGGGTGCTGGGGTCTCCTGCCCGCGCCGAGGAGA TTGCAGAGAAAAGAAGTCACTTATGGTCAGAGGAGCAGCCTGCTTACCCATTCCAGGTGGGGGCTGTGTACATGAATGAGGAGGTGCCTTCCCCTGACCCAGTGGGCCAGGACCCGTCTGCAGAAGAGACGGAGGCGGTGCTGGGGCTGGATGCTGACGGCAACCACATGGTGATGTTGTCGGTCATTCCTGGGGGAGTCGAGGACAAGCTGAGCCCAGAGTCCAGCAGCGGCACCTGTGGGGCCGGAGGGGAGGAGGGCTCGAGGTGCAACCTCCGGGAGAGCCTCTTCTCCCTGGACAGAGCTGGAGCAAGATTCTCGGAGAGAGAAGAGGAGTACTACACTGAGCCTGACGTGGCAGAATCCGACCCCACCCCAACTGAGGACGCCAACACCACCGAAAGTCTGAAATCCCCGAAGGTCAACTGTGAGGAGAGAAATGTGACAGGATTAGAAAATTTCactctgaaaattttaaatatgtcacag GACCTTATGGATTTTCTCAACCCAAACGGTAGTGACTGCACTCTAGTCCTGTTTTACACCCCTTGGTGCCGATTTTCTGCCAGTTTGGCTCCTCATTTTAATTCTCTGCCCCGGGCGTTTCCAGCTCTTCATTTTTTGGCACTGGATGCCTCTCAGCACAGCAG CCTTTCTACAAGGTTTGGCACCGTGGCTGTTCCTAACATCTTATTGTTTCAAGGGGCTAAACCAATGGCTAGATTTAATCATACAGACCGAACATTGGAAACGCtgaaaatcttcatttttaaccAGACAG GTATAGAAGCCAAGAAAAATGTGGTGGTAACTCAAGCTGACCAAATAGGCCCTCTTCCCAGCACTCTGATAAAAAGTGTGGACTGGTTGCTtgtattttccttattctttttaatcagttttattaTGTACGCTACCATTCGAACTGAGAGTATTCGGTGGCTGATTCCGGGACAAGAGCAGGAACATGCGGAGTAG